A genomic window from Silene latifolia isolate original U9 population chromosome Y, ASM4854445v1, whole genome shotgun sequence includes:
- the LOC141632449 gene encoding uncharacterized protein LOC141632449, with product MEHFQECVSLCCMEDLIATGALFTWTNKQDATDRVYSRLDRDMGNLEWMNLFGDYIAHLHPEGLFDHCPCTLVDKRFDIGGRKSFKYFNMWGSAECFKDSVKVMWDRVYHGTKMFCVVKKLKTLKPVLKDINKHCFSDIENNTNIASLALKQIQKDLVSNPGNCELIQKEMDLACNLRELHIARNNFLSQKAKVQWSLEGDLNTSFFHHTIKKRLMLNKVFQIEDQDGLLCTEGDAI from the coding sequence ATGGAACACTTCCAGGAGTGTGTTTCCTTATGTTGTATGGAAGATCTCATAGCTACAGGTGCACTTTTTACCTGGACCAACAAGCAGGACGCTACTGATAGAGTCTATAGTAGACTTGATAGAGATATGGGGAATTTGGAATGGATGAATTTATTTGGAGATTACATTGCTCATTTACACCCTGAAGGTTTATTTGATCACTGTCCCTGCACTTTGGTGGACAAACGTTTTGATATAGGTGGTAGGAAGAGttttaaatattttaacatgtggggaTCTGCTGAATGCTTCAAGGATAGTGTTAAGGTTATGTGGGATCGTGTTTATCATGGTACTAAAATGTTTTGTGTGGTTAAGAAGTTGAAAACCCTTAAACCTGTACTAAAAGACATCAACAAACACTGTTTCTCTGATATtgaaaataatactaatattGCCAGTCTTGCTCTGAAACAGATTCAGAAGGATCTTGTGAGTAATCCTGGTAATTGTGAACTTATTCAGAAGGAAATGGACTTGGCTTGCAATCTTAGGGAGCTTCATATTGCAAGAAACAACTTCTTATCTCAGAAGGCTAAGGTTCAATGGTCTCTTGAGGGTGATTTAAACACCTCCTTTTTTCATCATACAATTAAAAAAAGACTGATGCTCAACAAAGTGTTTCAGATTGAGGACCAGGATGGCCTCTTATGTACTGAGGGTGATGCTATATAG